One window of Kosakonia cowanii JCM 10956 = DSM 18146 genomic DNA carries:
- the ttcA gene encoding tRNA 2-thiocytidine(32) synthetase TtcA, which translates to MSQNQEISKKEQYNLNKLQKRLRRNVGEAIADFNMIEEGDRIMVCLSGGKDSYTMLEILRNLQQSAPVNFSLIAVNLDQKQPGFPEHILPEYLEAQGVEYKIVEENTYGIVKEKIPEGKTTCSLCSRLRRGILYRTATELGATKIALGHHRDDILQTLFLNMFYGGKMKGMPPKLMSDDGKHIVIRPLAYCREKDIERFSEAKGFPIIPCNLCGSQPNLQRQVIADMLRDWDKRYPGRIETMFSAMQNVVPSHLSDINLFDFKGIKHGSEVVNGGDLAFDREEIPTQPVGWQPEEDDAQFDALRLNVIEVK; encoded by the coding sequence ATGTCGCAAAATCAAGAAATTAGCAAAAAAGAACAGTACAACCTCAACAAGTTGCAGAAGCGTCTGCGCCGCAATGTCGGCGAGGCAATTGCCGACTTCAATATGATTGAAGAAGGCGACCGGATTATGGTTTGCCTCTCCGGCGGCAAAGATAGCTACACCATGCTGGAGATCTTGCGCAACCTGCAGCAGAGCGCGCCGGTCAACTTCTCGCTGATTGCGGTCAACCTCGATCAGAAACAGCCCGGTTTTCCGGAGCATATTCTGCCTGAGTACCTTGAAGCGCAGGGCGTGGAGTACAAAATCGTTGAAGAGAACACCTACGGCATCGTGAAAGAGAAGATCCCGGAAGGTAAAACCACCTGCTCGCTCTGTTCACGCCTGCGCCGCGGCATTCTCTACCGCACCGCTACCGAACTGGGCGCGACGAAAATTGCCCTCGGCCACCACCGCGACGATATTCTGCAAACGCTGTTCCTCAATATGTTTTACGGCGGCAAGATGAAAGGCATGCCGCCGAAGCTGATGAGCGATGATGGCAAGCACATTGTTATCCGCCCGCTGGCCTACTGCCGCGAGAAAGATATCGAGCGCTTCTCCGAAGCCAAAGGCTTCCCGATTATTCCGTGCAACCTCTGCGGTTCGCAGCCTAACCTGCAGCGCCAGGTGATTGCCGATATGCTGCGCGACTGGGATAAACGCTATCCGGGCCGTATCGAAACCATGTTCAGCGCGATGCAGAATGTGGTGCCGTCGCACCTGAGCGATATCAACCTGTTCGATTTCAAAGGGATCAAACATGGTTCGGAAGTGGTCAACGGCGGCGACCTGGCATTCGATCGCGAAGAGATCCCGACGCAGCCAGTTGGCTGGCAGCCGGAAGAGGATGATGCCCAGTTCGATGCGCTACGGCTGAATGTGATTGAAGTGAAGTAA
- the dbpA gene encoding ATP-dependent RNA helicase DbpA yields the protein MTAFSTLNMLPAAQIDNLNELGYLTMTPVQAAALPLILAGKDVRVQAKTGSGKTAAFGLGVLQHIDSSRFQTQSLILCPTRELADQVASELRRLARSMPNTKILTICGGQPFGAQRDSLQHAPHIIVATPGRLLDHLQKSTVSLENLQTLVMDEADRMLDMGFSDAIDEVIRFAPAQRQTLLFSATWPEAIAAISGRVQRNPETVEIDTVDDLPAIEQQFFEVSRHGKIPLLQKLLSVHRPASCVVFCNTKKDCQEVCDALNAAGQDALALHGDLEQRDRDQTLVRFANGSARVLVATDVAARGLDIKSLELVVNYELAWDPEVHVHRIGRTARAGNQGLAISLCAPEEAQRANILSEMLHLKLNWLSAPANVAIAPLVAEMTTLCIDGGKKAKMRPGDVLGALTGEMGLDGADIGKITVHPAHVYVAVRQSVARQAWKQLQNGKIKGKACRVRLLK from the coding sequence TTGACCGCTTTTTCAACACTGAATATGCTGCCCGCCGCCCAGATCGATAACCTTAACGAACTGGGCTACCTCACCATGACCCCCGTGCAGGCTGCTGCGCTCCCCCTGATTCTGGCCGGAAAAGATGTCCGCGTGCAGGCAAAAACCGGCAGCGGTAAAACAGCGGCGTTTGGTCTTGGCGTATTGCAGCATATCGATAGCAGCCGTTTTCAGACCCAGTCGCTGATTTTATGCCCGACGCGCGAACTGGCGGATCAGGTCGCCAGTGAACTGCGCCGTCTGGCGCGCTCAATGCCGAATACCAAAATTTTGACGATCTGCGGCGGCCAGCCGTTTGGCGCACAGCGCGATTCGTTGCAGCATGCGCCGCACATCATCGTCGCCACGCCGGGCCGCCTGCTGGATCATCTGCAAAAAAGCACGGTTTCGCTGGAGAACCTGCAAACGCTGGTGATGGATGAAGCCGATCGCATGCTTGATATGGGCTTTAGCGACGCCATTGATGAGGTGATCCGCTTCGCCCCGGCGCAGCGCCAGACCTTACTCTTTTCCGCCACCTGGCCGGAGGCGATTGCTGCTATCAGCGGGCGCGTACAGCGCAACCCGGAAACGGTGGAGATCGATACCGTTGACGATCTGCCGGCTATCGAGCAGCAATTTTTTGAAGTCTCCCGCCACGGCAAAATCCCGCTGTTGCAAAAACTATTGAGCGTCCACCGCCCGGCCTCCTGTGTGGTCTTCTGTAACACTAAAAAAGATTGCCAGGAAGTGTGCGATGCGCTGAACGCCGCAGGCCAGGACGCGCTGGCGCTGCATGGCGATCTGGAGCAGCGTGACCGCGACCAGACGCTGGTGCGTTTTGCTAACGGCAGCGCCCGTGTACTGGTGGCGACCGATGTCGCCGCGCGCGGTCTGGATATCAAATCCCTTGAGCTGGTCGTCAATTATGAACTGGCATGGGATCCGGAAGTGCACGTTCACCGTATCGGGCGCACCGCGCGAGCCGGGAATCAGGGGCTGGCGATTAGCCTCTGCGCACCGGAAGAGGCGCAGCGGGCGAATATTCTCTCGGAGATGCTGCACCTGAAGCTGAACTGGCTTTCTGCGCCAGCCAATGTTGCCATTGCGCCGCTGGTGGCAGAGATGACGACGCTCTGCATTGATGGCGGTAAGAAAGCCAAAATGCGTCCGGGCGATGTGCTGGGGGCGTTAACGGGTGAGATGGGGCTGGATGGGGCCGATATCGGCAAGATCACCGTCCATCCGGCGCATGTTTATGTCGCAGTGCGACAGAGCGTGGCGCGCCAGGCGTGGAAGCAGCTACAAAACGGCAAAATCAAAGGCAAAGCCTGCCGCGTGCGCTTGTTGAAATAA
- a CDS encoding S24 family peptidase, with the protein MGFPSPAADYMDEKISLDHELIRVPSATYFLRAATESRREAIKKGALLILDTSATPVDGSLVMCHLDEKIRMLRLRLHPRPRLEELDRTEITYAMTDEDYDGRLVFKGVITYIINDARTGEFDDNPVM; encoded by the coding sequence ATGGGCTTTCCTTCGCCAGCTGCTGATTACATGGATGAAAAGATATCCCTCGACCATGAACTGATCCGCGTACCGTCCGCAACTTACTTCCTGCGCGCGGCGACTGAGTCCCGGCGTGAGGCGATAAAGAAAGGTGCTCTGCTGATCCTGGACACTTCGGCAACGCCAGTAGATGGCTCTCTGGTTATGTGTCACCTGGATGAGAAGATTCGGATGCTGCGGCTGCGCCTTCATCCGCGCCCGAGACTGGAAGAGCTGGACCGGACCGAAATAACCTACGCAATGACGGATGAGGATTATGACGGCCGCCTGGTTTTCAAAGGTGTGATCACCTACATCATCAACGACGCGCGCACCGGCGAGTTCGATGATAATCCGGTGATGTGA
- the zntB gene encoding zinc transporter ZntB: protein MEAIKGADLQVPDAVYAWQLDGKGGVKPLAADDDITAQTPCWVHLNYTNQESAQWLETTPVLPNSVRNALAGESLRPRVSRMGEGTLITLRCINGSTDERPDQLVAVRVYMDERMIVSTRQRKVLALDDVVSELEEGSGPTDCGGWLVDVCDSLTDHASEFIESLHDRIIDLEDDLLDQQVPPRGILALLRKQLIVMRRYMAPQRDVFARLTSERLPWMSDDQRRRMQDIADRLGRGLDEIDACIARTAVMTDEITQVMQESLARRSYTMSLMAMVFLPSTFLTGLFGVNLGGIPGGGWHLSFAIFCAALALLIGGVTWWLHRSKWL, encoded by the coding sequence GTGGAAGCCATTAAAGGAGCCGACCTGCAGGTGCCGGACGCGGTTTACGCGTGGCAGCTGGACGGCAAAGGCGGCGTCAAACCGCTGGCAGCGGATGATGATATCACCGCCCAGACACCCTGCTGGGTGCACCTGAATTACACCAACCAGGAGAGCGCGCAGTGGCTTGAAACGACACCCGTCTTACCGAACAGCGTGCGTAACGCGCTGGCGGGCGAGAGTTTGCGGCCCAGAGTAAGCCGCATGGGCGAGGGGACACTGATTACGCTGCGCTGCATTAATGGCAGCACCGACGAACGCCCCGATCAGCTGGTCGCCGTGCGCGTGTATATGGACGAACGGATGATCGTCTCGACGCGCCAGCGGAAAGTGCTGGCGCTGGATGATGTCGTCAGCGAGCTGGAAGAGGGCAGCGGGCCAACGGACTGCGGCGGCTGGCTGGTGGATGTCTGCGATTCGCTCACCGACCACGCCAGCGAGTTTATCGAATCACTACACGACCGGATTATCGATCTCGAGGATGATCTGCTCGACCAGCAGGTTCCACCGCGCGGCATTCTGGCACTGCTACGTAAGCAGTTAATTGTGATGCGTCGTTATATGGCACCGCAGCGCGATGTCTTTGCGCGGCTGACCAGCGAACGTTTGCCATGGATGAGCGACGATCAGCGCCGCCGCATGCAGGATATCGCCGATCGCCTCGGACGCGGGCTGGATGAGATTGATGCCTGCATTGCGCGTACCGCCGTGATGACCGACGAGATCACCCAGGTGATGCAGGAGTCACTTGCGCGGCGCTCCTATACCATGTCGCTAATGGCGATGGTTTTTCTCCCCAGCACCTTTTTAACCGGGCTGTTTGGCGTCAACCTTGGCGGCATTCCCGGCGGCGGCTGGCACTTAAGTTTTGCCATCTTCTGCGCCGCGCTAGCGCTGCTGATCGGTGGTGTGACTTGGTGGCTGCATCGCAGTAAATGGCTGTAA
- a CDS encoding acyltransferase family protein, with amino-acid sequence MQHSGWCSLFRYVSGLYFFVLSGYVLSYACVSNGDILRNCCNMAARRYIRLCIPTLSSVIICYFAFSLFKDSTGNLPWISSYGKNVDVTLGGAISNGLFDSIFLGDNRYNWVTWTMKIEFYGSLLVFASLPLIVNLKNKVLAPTVIGILFCLCSPGKDGYGYASFYFGISIFFSRGISYRAVAIAIFIIGSYLAGYHYRQPSYSLVTSYMTFDMPGGRILHYYFFNMLSGVLIVYSSLRSDCLSFITSNKLSVWLGKLSFSAYLLQMPVYYVVTSNIYMLCVHSGFEYVYSAIISSIFTIVTIYIFSIVFFKLIDFNSIKISKYALNMVENNKSKKVNP; translated from the coding sequence ATACAGCATTCCGGCTGGTGTTCTTTATTCAGGTACGTCAGCGGTTTATATTTTTTTGTTCTTAGTGGTTATGTTCTTTCTTATGCCTGTGTAAGTAATGGCGATATCTTAAGAAATTGCTGCAATATGGCAGCAAGGAGATATATAAGGCTTTGCATACCAACTCTTTCTTCAGTAATAATTTGTTATTTTGCATTTTCTTTGTTTAAGGATAGTACTGGCAATCTCCCATGGATTAGTAGTTATGGTAAAAACGTTGATGTTACATTGGGTGGCGCAATAAGCAATGGTCTCTTTGACTCAATATTCTTAGGGGATAATAGATACAATTGGGTTACATGGACCATGAAAATTGAGTTTTATGGTTCCCTTTTGGTGTTTGCGTCATTACCATTGATTGTTAATTTAAAGAATAAAGTCCTTGCTCCTACGGTCATTGGAATATTGTTTTGTTTGTGCTCTCCTGGTAAGGATGGATACGGATATGCTTCATTTTATTTTGGTATCAGCATATTTTTTTCAAGAGGAATTAGTTACAGGGCGGTAGCTATAGCGATATTCATTATTGGTTCTTATCTTGCCGGCTATCACTACAGGCAGCCATCTTATTCACTTGTAACTTCATATATGACATTCGACATGCCTGGAGGAAGAATCCTTCACTACTATTTTTTTAATATGCTTTCTGGAGTTTTAATAGTTTATTCATCTCTTAGATCAGATTGCCTTTCTTTTATTACATCAAATAAATTATCTGTTTGGCTTGGAAAGCTTTCTTTTTCTGCCTATCTTCTCCAAATGCCTGTTTATTACGTGGTGACAAGCAATATATACATGCTCTGTGTTCATTCCGGATTTGAATATGTCTATAGTGCGATAATCTCATCAATATTCACAATAGTAACAATTTATATTTTTTCAATCGTGTTTTTTAAATTAATCGATTTCAATAGCATAAAAATTTCTAAGTATGCTCTAAATATGGTTGAAAATAATAAATCTAAGAAGGTCAATCCTTAG
- a CDS encoding methyl-accepting chemotaxis protein: MLRNLSVRTFIFFYLLVSFVIVDAIVIVLSKNIPLIAAVSIVSIISLALIWIYLTQYLVTPINTVKRSIEAVTAGNLSIVIPEFGNNCAGRLIPGINSLSASIAVLVKEIRLSSDNALGLSAQLASRSADLSVKTEEQSAALVQTASSMEEMASSTKNNADNTRLASTRANDASSCAERGGQLMGQVAKNMQSITDCAEQMREIISIIDGIAFQTNILALNAAVEAARAGDHGKGFSVVAGEVRSLAHRSAEAAKNIKSLIAVTTDNVTQGATVVSEAGQNMQEIVSGASIVSKLMDEIAVSTLQQEKGIAQITLALAELEQVTQSNVSVVDELAGSSDLLKHRVEELQQRTSKFSLADEKPAPARQRDAQPEKPRAPLTAAVGGGQENYWHSF; encoded by the coding sequence ATGTTAAGAAATCTCAGTGTTCGTACCTTTATATTTTTTTACCTTCTGGTCTCTTTTGTTATCGTTGATGCGATAGTGATCGTGCTCTCAAAAAATATCCCATTAATTGCTGCGGTAAGTATCGTATCGATTATTTCGCTGGCATTAATATGGATATATTTAACGCAGTATCTGGTGACGCCAATTAATACGGTGAAGAGAAGTATTGAGGCGGTGACGGCAGGTAATCTGTCGATTGTTATTCCGGAGTTTGGTAATAACTGTGCTGGCCGTTTAATTCCCGGTATCAATAGCTTATCCGCCAGTATTGCCGTGCTGGTCAAAGAGATACGCCTCTCCTCTGATAATGCGCTCGGGCTTTCCGCCCAGCTCGCTTCACGCAGTGCCGATTTGTCGGTGAAAACGGAAGAGCAATCCGCAGCACTGGTGCAGACCGCCTCCAGCATGGAAGAGATGGCTTCCAGCACCAAAAACAACGCCGATAACACGCGGCTTGCCAGCACCCGCGCCAATGACGCCTCTTCCTGCGCTGAACGCGGCGGCCAGTTGATGGGGCAGGTGGCGAAGAATATGCAATCCATTACCGATTGCGCGGAGCAGATGCGCGAAATTATCTCCATTATTGATGGCATCGCTTTCCAGACCAATATTCTGGCGCTGAACGCCGCGGTGGAAGCGGCGCGCGCCGGCGATCACGGCAAAGGTTTCTCGGTGGTGGCGGGCGAAGTGCGCAGCCTTGCGCACCGTAGCGCCGAGGCGGCGAAGAACATTAAATCGCTGATTGCCGTCACGACCGATAACGTCACTCAGGGCGCGACAGTGGTGAGCGAAGCCGGGCAGAACATGCAGGAGATTGTCTCCGGTGCCAGCATTGTCAGTAAGCTGATGGATGAGATTGCCGTCTCCACGCTGCAGCAGGAGAAGGGTATTGCGCAAATCACCCTTGCGCTGGCGGAGCTGGAGCAGGTTACGCAAAGCAACGTATCGGTGGTTGATGAACTTGCCGGTTCGTCGGATCTACTGAAACATCGCGTTGAAGAGTTACAGCAGCGCACCAGTAAATTTAGCCTGGCTGATGAAAAGCCTGCGCCTGCGCGTCAACGCGATGCGCAGCCAGAGAAGCCGCGGGCTCCGCTTACGGCGGCGGTCGGTGGCGGCCAGGAGAACTACTGGCACTCGTTTTGA
- a CDS encoding YdiH family protein — translation MSNPLNPTELAIEYLRRDKSALTPAEYLKRLNLLKLEFEDLLTLSHSELKEEIDFAWRLGIH, via the coding sequence ATGTCGAACCCACTCAACCCTACCGAACTGGCCATCGAATACCTGCGTCGCGACAAAAGCGCGCTCACCCCGGCTGAATACCTGAAGAGACTGAACCTGCTAAAACTTGAGTTTGAAGATCTGCTTACGCTCTCCCATAGTGAGCTGAAAGAGGAGATCGACTTTGCCTGGCGGCTTGGCATCCACTGA
- a CDS encoding KTSC domain-containing protein, with translation MRHHPVTSSRIASVGYDPQSRTLEIRFHDKRTFQYHEVPERIFTLFLTVVSKGRFYDGVVKGKYREKRIA, from the coding sequence ATGCGTCATCACCCTGTTACATCATCACGAATTGCCTCTGTGGGGTATGATCCGCAAAGCCGCACGCTGGAGATCCGTTTTCACGATAAGCGCACCTTTCAATATCACGAGGTGCCTGAGCGCATTTTTACCCTTTTTCTTACCGTCGTGTCGAAAGGCCGCTTTTATGATGGCGTGGTGAAAGGCAAATATAGGGAAAAGCGCATCGCCTGA
- the nifJ gene encoding pyruvate:ferredoxin (flavodoxin) oxidoreductase, with protein MITIDGNGAVASVAYRTSEVIAIYPITPSSTMAEQADAWAGNGLKNIWGDTPRVVEMQSEAGAIAAVHGALQTGALSTSFTSSQGLLLMIPTLYKLAGQLTPFVLHVAARTVATHALSIFGDHSDVMAVRQTGCALLCASSVQEAQDFALISHIATLKSRVPFIHFFDGFRTSHEINKIVPLPDNTLRALMPEQEIEQHRARALNPEHPVIRGTSANPDTYFQSREATNPWYNAVYDHVEQAMDDFAAATGRHYKPFEYYGHPQAERVIVLMGSAIGTCEEVIDELLTRGEKVGVLKVRLYRPFSAAHLLAVLPQSVRSVAVLDRTKEPGAQAEPLYLDVMTALAEAFNRGERETLPRVIGGRYGLSSKEFGPECVLAVFNELRADKPKPRFTVGIYDDVTHLSLPLPENTLPTHAKLEALFYGLGSDGSVSATKNNIKIIGNATPWYAQGYFVYDSKKAGGLTVSHLRVSERPINSAYLVSQADFVGCHQLQFIDKYQMAERLKPGGIFLLNTPYSADEVWLRLPQEVQAVLRQKNARFYVVNAAKIARECGLGARINTVMQMAFFHLTAILPGDSALTALQGAIAKSYSSKGQELVERNWQALALARESLAEVPLQEVDSQSAHRPPVVSDSAPDFVKTVTAAMLAGLGDALPVSALPPDGTWPVGTTRWEKRNIAEAIPIWKEELCTQCNHCVAACPHSAIRAKVVPPQAMEDAPASLHSLDVKARDMRGQKYVLQVAPEDCTGCNLCVEVCPAKDRQDPEIKAINMMSRLEHVEEEKANYDFFLDLPEIDRSQLERIDIRTSQLISPLFEYSGACSGCGETPYIKLLTQLYGDRMMIANATGCSSIYGGNLPSTPYTTDANGRGPAWANSLFEDNAEFGLGFRLSVDQHRQRVMRLVEQFADALPADLLAALRADATPEVRRDQVAVLRSALANVEGAQQLLTDADALVEKSIWLIGGDGWAYDIGFGGLDHVMSLTENVNILVLDTQCYSNTGGQASKATPLGAVTKFGEHGKRKARKDLGVSMMMYGHVYVAQISLGAQLNQTVKAIQEAEAYPGPSLIIAYSPCEEHGYDLALSHDQMRQLTATGFWPLYRYDPRREAEGKIPLALDSRPPSDALAETLLNEQRFKRLNAQQPEVAEQLWKDAAADLQKRYDFLAQLAGKAEKSAAE; from the coding sequence ATGATCACAATCGACGGTAATGGCGCAGTCGCATCCGTTGCGTACCGCACCAGTGAAGTTATCGCCATCTACCCGATTACCCCCAGTTCAACGATGGCTGAACAGGCAGATGCCTGGGCAGGCAACGGCCTGAAAAATATCTGGGGCGACACGCCGCGCGTGGTAGAGATGCAGTCAGAAGCGGGGGCGATTGCCGCCGTGCACGGGGCATTGCAGACCGGGGCGCTCTCAACGTCGTTTACCTCATCGCAGGGTTTGCTGCTGATGATCCCAACCCTCTATAAGCTGGCCGGGCAGTTAACTCCCTTTGTGCTGCACGTTGCCGCGCGAACCGTCGCCACCCATGCGCTGTCGATTTTTGGCGACCACTCCGATGTGATGGCGGTGCGCCAGACCGGCTGCGCCCTGCTCTGCGCCAGCAGCGTGCAGGAAGCGCAGGATTTTGCCCTTATCTCCCATATCGCGACGCTGAAAAGCCGTGTGCCATTTATTCACTTCTTTGATGGTTTTCGCACTTCGCACGAGATAAACAAGATCGTGCCGCTCCCGGACAACACCCTGCGCGCGCTGATGCCCGAGCAGGAGATTGAGCAGCATCGTGCGCGAGCGCTCAACCCGGAACACCCGGTGATCCGCGGCACCTCGGCGAACCCGGACACCTATTTCCAGTCCCGCGAAGCGACAAACCCGTGGTACAACGCCGTTTACGACCATGTTGAGCAGGCGATGGATGATTTTGCCGCCGCCACGGGTCGACACTACAAACCCTTTGAGTATTATGGTCACCCGCAGGCGGAGCGGGTGATCGTGCTGATGGGCTCGGCGATTGGCACCTGCGAAGAGGTGATTGATGAGCTGCTGACACGCGGCGAGAAAGTCGGCGTGCTGAAAGTGCGGCTCTATCGCCCCTTCAGCGCCGCGCATCTGCTGGCGGTACTGCCGCAGAGCGTGCGCAGTGTGGCGGTGCTGGATCGCACCAAAGAGCCGGGCGCGCAGGCGGAGCCGCTCTATCTCGATGTGATGACCGCGCTTGCGGAAGCCTTTAATCGCGGTGAGCGCGAAACGTTGCCGCGCGTGATTGGCGGCCGCTATGGGTTGTCGTCGAAAGAGTTTGGGCCGGAGTGTGTCCTGGCCGTCTTTAATGAGCTGCGTGCCGATAAACCGAAACCGCGCTTCACCGTCGGCATTTATGATGATGTTACTCACCTCTCCCTGCCGCTGCCGGAAAATACCCTGCCGACGCACGCCAAACTGGAAGCGCTCTTTTATGGGCTCGGCAGCGATGGCAGCGTCTCGGCGACCAAGAACAATATCAAGATCATTGGCAACGCGACGCCATGGTACGCGCAGGGCTACTTTGTCTATGACTCCAAAAAAGCGGGCGGGCTGACGGTTTCTCATCTCCGCGTCAGCGAAAGGCCGATCAACTCGGCCTATCTGGTATCGCAGGCCGATTTTGTCGGCTGTCACCAGTTGCAGTTTATCGACAAATATCAGATGGCAGAGCGCCTGAAACCGGGCGGTATTTTCCTGCTCAACACGCCTTACAGCGCGGATGAGGTGTGGTTGCGTCTGCCGCAGGAAGTGCAGGCGGTGCTCAGGCAGAAAAACGCCCGTTTTTATGTGGTTAATGCGGCAAAAATTGCCCGCGAATGCGGGCTGGGCGCGCGCATTAACACCGTGATGCAGATGGCCTTTTTCCACCTCACCGCCATCCTGCCGGGCGACAGTGCGTTAACGGCGTTGCAGGGCGCGATTGCCAAAAGCTACAGCAGCAAAGGCCAGGAGTTGGTTGAGCGCAACTGGCAGGCACTGGCGCTGGCGCGCGAATCGCTGGCTGAAGTGCCGCTGCAGGAAGTGGATAGCCAAAGCGCGCATCGCCCGCCGGTGGTCTCAGACAGCGCGCCGGACTTTGTTAAAACCGTGACGGCAGCGATGCTGGCCGGGCTTGGCGACGCCCTGCCTGTCTCTGCGCTGCCGCCGGATGGCACCTGGCCGGTCGGCACCACGCGCTGGGAGAAGCGCAATATTGCCGAAGCGATCCCGATCTGGAAAGAGGAGCTGTGCACCCAGTGTAACCACTGCGTTGCCGCCTGCCCTCACTCGGCGATCCGCGCCAAAGTCGTGCCGCCGCAGGCGATGGAGGATGCGCCGGCAAGCCTGCATTCGCTGGATGTGAAAGCGCGTGATATGCGCGGTCAGAAATATGTTCTGCAGGTGGCACCGGAAGATTGCACCGGCTGTAACCTCTGCGTTGAGGTCTGCCCGGCGAAAGATCGCCAGGACCCGGAAATTAAGGCGATCAATATGATGTCGCGCCTTGAGCATGTCGAAGAGGAGAAAGCCAATTATGACTTCTTCCTCGACCTGCCGGAGATTGACCGCAGCCAGCTGGAGCGCATTGATATTCGTACCTCGCAGCTTATTTCGCCGCTGTTTGAGTACTCGGGTGCCTGCTCCGGCTGTGGCGAAACGCCCTATATCAAGCTGCTGACCCAGCTCTATGGCGACCGCATGATGATTGCTAACGCCACCGGCTGCTCCTCGATTTATGGTGGCAACCTGCCCTCAACGCCCTATACCACCGATGCCAACGGGCGCGGGCCGGCGTGGGCCAACTCGCTGTTTGAAGATAACGCCGAATTCGGGCTTGGCTTCCGTCTGAGCGTCGACCAGCATCGCCAGCGCGTTATGCGCCTGGTAGAGCAGTTTGCTGACGCGCTGCCCGCCGATCTGCTTGCCGCCCTGCGGGCCGATGCCACGCCGGAGGTGCGCCGCGATCAGGTGGCGGTCCTGCGTAGCGCCCTTGCCAATGTGGAAGGCGCGCAACAGCTGCTGACCGATGCCGATGCGCTGGTCGAGAAGTCGATCTGGCTAATTGGCGGCGATGGCTGGGCCTACGATATCGGCTTTGGCGGCCTGGATCATGTGATGAGCCTGACCGAGAACGTCAATATCCTGGTGCTCGATACCCAGTGTTACTCCAACACCGGCGGGCAGGCCTCGAAGGCGACGCCGCTCGGTGCGGTCACCAAGTTTGGTGAGCACGGTAAGCGCAAAGCGCGTAAAGATCTCGGCGTCAGCATGATGATGTATGGTCATGTTTACGTTGCGCAGATCTCCCTCGGTGCGCAGCTTAACCAGACGGTGAAAGCGATTCAGGAAGCGGAGGCTTACCCCGGCCCGTCGCTGATTATCGCCTACAGCCCCTGCGAAGAGCATGGCTACGATCTGGCGCTGAGCCACGATCAGATGCGCCAGCTTACCGCCACCGGCTTCTGGCCGCTCTATCGCTACGATCCGCGTCGCGAAGCGGAAGGCAAAATCCCGCTGGCGCTCGACTCCCGCCCACCGTCGGATGCGCTGGCAGAAACGTTGCTTAATGAGCAGCGCTTTAAACGCCTGAATGCGCAGCAGCCGGAGGTGGCTGAGCAGTTGTGGAAAGATGCAGCGGCAGATCTGCAAAAACGCTACGACTTCCTTGCGCAACTGGCCGGGAAAGCTGAAAAAAGCGCGGCTGAATAA